The DNA sequence TTAAAGGCGATATGCTATCATGCACATGCCCGTAAAGCAATATAGAGCCATAATGACCTTTGTTCCACTCTAAGATAGGATAGTGAAATAGCACTAGCCTATAACCATCATCTTTAAATTTTAAAGCCAACTCTTTATAATCTACTATCTCCTCAAATAGTCTATTGCCGTCAAATTTACTCATCTTTAAAAGCTCATCCCTATTCTCTTTTATTAACTCGTCATGATTGCCTAAGATTAGAGTATGCTTACCGTTTAATCTCTTTGAAATAGATATAGTCTTTTCAATATCCCTATAAAAAGAGAAATCCCCTAAGTTATAAATCTCATCATTTGCGCCTACCGTATAGTTCCATAGCTCTATTAATCTATGATCCATCTCATCCACCGACCTAAAATTCCTAAAGCAAGGGCAGAAATTTAATACGCTCTTATGCCCGAAATGTAGATCGGATGTAAAAAATATATTACTATTCATCCAATATCCTTTTAAAAAATATAAATACTAATTGCTTTTGTGGAAGTTTTATTTGTGTGGAATATAAAGGTAGAGATGATTCTACATCTACAGAATTTAAAGTGTACTTAAATTTATATATC is a window from the Campylobacter sp. RM16189 genome containing:
- a CDS encoding phosphoesterase, which encodes MNSNIFFTSDLHFGHKSVLNFCPCFRNFRSVDEMDHRLIELWNYTVGANDEIYNLGDFSFYRDIEKTISISKRLNGKHTLILGNHDELIKENRDELLKMSKFDGNRLFEEIVDYKELALKFKDDGYRLVLFHYPILEWNKGHYGSILLYGHVHDSISPLKGRALNVGYDLHGKILHLRDVISYTKDLSPFEH